The Pseudomonas sp. SCA2728.1_7 DNA segment CGCAGTCAACGACAGTGCCCGAACAGGCGCGCAGAAGGAGTTACAGCATGATTGTCCGCCCGGTCAAAGTCAGCGACCTGCCAGCCTTGATGGCGCTGGTGCAACAGGCCGGCCCGGGGTTCACCACCCTGCCGGCCAACGAAGATCGCCTGTCCCACCGGGTCCGTTGGGCACAACGGGCGTTCGCCGAACAGGTCGAACGGGCCGACGCGGACTATCTGTTTGTGCTCGAAGACGACGACATGCGCGTGGTCGGCGTCAGCGCATTGGCCGGGGCGGTCGGCCTGCGCGAGCCCTGGTACAACTATCGGGTCGGGTTGACCGTGAGTTCGGCGCCGGACCTGGGCATTCAACGGCAGATACCGACACTGTTCCTCAACAACGAACTGACCGGCCAATCGGAGCTGTGCTCGCTGTTTCTCGGCCATGATCAGCGTCACGGCAGCAATGGCCGCTTGTTGTCACTGGGGCGTTTGCTGTTCGTTGCCGAGTTCCCGCACCTGTTCGGTGAGAAGATGATTGCCGAACTGCGCGGCAGTGCAGATGAACACGGTTGTTCGCCATTCTGGGACAGTCTGGGCCGGCATTTCTTTCAAATGGACTTCAGCCATGCCGATCACTTGTCCGGGCTGGGCAACAAATCGTTCATCGCCGAACTGATGCCGCGCCAGCCGCTGTATACCTGCATGCTCACCGAACAAGCCCAAGCGGCGATCGGCCAGGCACACCCCAATACCGAACCGGCGCTGAAAATTCTCCAGGCCGAAGGGTTTACCCACAAAGGCTACATCGACATCTTCGACGGCGGCCCGGTAATCGAAGCGCCGGTGCGCAATATCCGCACCGTACGCGAAAGCCTTGAGCTGACCCTGAGCCTCGGCAGCCCGGATGAACAGGCGCCGCTGTGGCTGATTCACAACCGGCGCCTGGAAAACTGCCGCATCACCGTCGCCCGCGCCCGCCGTGTCGGTAGCAGCCTGGTGATCGACCGCCTCACCGCCAAGCGCCTGCAACTGCAACCGGGCAATTCGGTGCGCGCGGCGATGCTGCCCAATCAACAGCAACAGGCGGTGGCGGCCTGACAGTCATCACCGCAAAAAGGTAAATCCTTTCAGCAAAAGGGTCCGCGACAACCTGTCCCTTGCAAATTCGTCATGATCATTGACCCATTCGCGTGATAGCCTTTTCATTCTTCGGCGTTGACACCTTTGTTCAAGCCTTT contains these protein-coding regions:
- the astA gene encoding arginine N-succinyltransferase, coding for MIVRPVKVSDLPALMALVQQAGPGFTTLPANEDRLSHRVRWAQRAFAEQVERADADYLFVLEDDDMRVVGVSALAGAVGLREPWYNYRVGLTVSSAPDLGIQRQIPTLFLNNELTGQSELCSLFLGHDQRHGSNGRLLSLGRLLFVAEFPHLFGEKMIAELRGSADEHGCSPFWDSLGRHFFQMDFSHADHLSGLGNKSFIAELMPRQPLYTCMLTEQAQAAIGQAHPNTEPALKILQAEGFTHKGYIDIFDGGPVIEAPVRNIRTVRESLELTLSLGSPDEQAPLWLIHNRRLENCRITVARARRVGSSLVIDRLTAKRLQLQPGNSVRAAMLPNQQQQAVAA